CGGTGCCAGGGGACGAACCCGGCCCCTCCCCCGCCGGCAGAACCGGAGTCGCATCCGACCGGACGACGAGCCCCGCACCCGGCCGCCGGCGTCACCGCGGACCTAGCCGGCGGCTCCGGCGCGGGACCGGCCGGGGACTGCGGCGCGGACCCACCCGCGGGCTCCGGCGCGGGACCGGCCGGGGGCCGTGGCACGGGTCCGGTCGCGGGTTCCACCGCGGGTCCGGTCACGGGCCCCGACACGGATTCGGCCGTGGGCCCCCACGCGGGCCCGGCCGCAGCCTCCGGCGCGGACCCGGTGGCGGGTTCCCGCGCGGCCGCGGCTCCAGACGCCGCTATGACGGTTCGCCGGGCGGCCGAGGCTGGAACCGGCGGCAGCCCCGGGCTCCTCCTCGCCGCCGTGGCCTTCGGCGCCCTCCTCAATCCCCTGAACTCCTCCATGATCGCCGTGGCCCTCCCCGCCATCGCCCGGGACTTCCAGGTCCCCCTCGGCCGGCTGACGTGGGTGATCGCCGCCTTCTATCTGGCCAGCGCCGTCGGCCAGCCGGTGATGGGCAAGGTGGCCGACTTGGCCGGCCGCCGGCGGGTCTTCTTCGCCGGGCTCGCGCTGGTGGCCCTCGCCTCGGCCGCAGCGCCCCTGGCGCCGACCCTGGGCGCGCTGGTGGCGGCGCGGGTGCTGCAGGCGCTGGGAAGCTCGACCGTTCCTCAAAACATAGGCATTGATTGCATCCGCCTATGACGCCGGGCGAACGGTGCTCCCGACGATTCGCGCCGGGGGATCGCACCCCGGACCCCAAGCCAGACCATCGCACCCGGGGCCGTGGGGCCTTGAGGCCGCCGGTGCCCGGGTGGATCGGGGTTCCCCCCGACCTGGGGCGTCCTCGGAGGACCGCTGATAGAGCCGGTGCGCCCGCTGGCCGCGCACCGACGGGGCGATGCGCCGCCAATCGCTCCAGACGTGCCGCCCTCGATTCCTCGCGGGTAGAGGGCGGGCGGTTCCGGAGCGCAAGCGCTCGCCCAAACCCAGGCCCCGGCGGGCGATCGCCACCGCCGCGGCCGCGTAGGGCGACAGCCCGTACCGGGCCATGAACTTGACCTTGCCGATCACGCTGGTGAAGGCCGGGTTGACGCGGAGCACCTCCACGCCTTCCCGGGCGGCCCGGGCCATGAGCAGGGCGGAAAATTTGCCGTAAGCAAACGCGGACAACTTCCGGGCGTATCGCTTGTCCTTTTCTCGAAGACGGGTCTTCTTCTCCCGGAAGTCCAGGTGCTCCACCACGATGGGCTTGCCGGCGCCCTTGGCCCATGCCACCAGGTCCGCCACCGCATCGCCCAGGATGGCCTTCACCTGCTCCCGGCGCTTGCCTTGGAGCGGAAGTCGGATGTCGCGCGCCGCCACCGGGTTGCCGAAGCGGTCGACCTCCGCCACGGCCAGCCGGTCGGGGTTCAGATCGGCGCCAAGGGCGCCCGCCCTCCGCGATGTCGTGATCGGGGCCGCGGGCCGTTCGGTGGTGGCGAAGACGTACCAGGCGCCGTTCTTCCGGACAAAGCGGTAGGAAATCGCTTGCCCGGACGCGAGGGCCGCCAGGATGACATCCTGCCCATAGGGGAAACGGACGCCCTGCAGCCAAACATGCCGCCCGAAGCGGCCGGCCAGGGCGTTGGGCAACCGAAGGCGTAAGCGGTCGCCCAAGAGCGAACACGTCTGGTTGCCGCTCCTCTCGTCTTTGGAGCCGAGGCAGAAGAAGCTTTGGCTGCGGGCATCGCGCCATGCCTTGCGCCATGCGTCGTGGGAAGCGAACCCATTCGCCTCCAGGTGGAACTGCCGGTGGAACAAACGCCGCGAGCCAAAGCAAATCGGCGGCGATCCCGTCCGCGCTTCCGCCGCTTCCAGGCGGGCGCGCAGCATCGCCAGCCGCCGCTTCTTCTGGTGCAGCCGAAACCGGACCCGGCGCCGGCGCGCCGCCCGCTCTTGGGGGGCAAGGGTCGCCCAGCGCCCCTTGCCCGAGGCCAAGGCTTTCGCCTGCTTGTGGAGCTTGGCGATCGCTCGTTCGGTGGATTGGATCTGCCCGCGCAGATGCGCCAGATGGTGCCGATGGGCTTCTTCCGCCGCCTTCACCTTGGCCTTCAGTTCGGTGGCCAGCGCGTTGAAGTAGCGGGCTGTGATGCCGTCGCGGGCAATGGACTCCCGCTTGCACTCGACAAGGGGACGCTTCCGCACGTAGAGATCGACGAACAACCGGCGCAGCAGGCGACCGTACAGGGCGGCGAGGGCGTCCAGGGCCGGGTAAACCGACCGGTCATGGATCTTCGTCTGGAAGGTCGCCTGCATCGGCCCGATC
The sequence above is drawn from the Thermaerobacter sp. FW80 genome and encodes:
- a CDS encoding MFS transporter; amino-acid sequence: MTVRRAAEAGTGGSPGLLLAAVAFGALLNPLNSSMIAVALPAIARDFQVPLGRLTWVIAAFYLASAVGQPVMGKVADLAGRRRVFFAGLALVALASAAAPLAPTLGALVAARVLQALGSSTVPQNIGIDCIRL
- a CDS encoding IS200/IS605 family accessory protein TnpB-related protein; this translates as MIGPMQATFQTKIHDRSVYPALDALAALYGRLLRRLFVDLYVRKRPLVECKRESIARDGITARYFNALATELKAKVKAAEEAHRHHLAHLRGQIQSTERAIAKLHKQAKALASGKGRWATLAPQERAARRRRVRFRLHQKKRRLAMLRARLEAAEARTGSPPICFGSRRLFHRQFHLEANGFASHDAWRKAWRDARSQSFFCLGSKDERSGNQTCSLLGDRLRLRLPNALAGRFGRHVWLQGVRFPYGQDVILAALASGQAISYRFVRKNGAWYVFATTERPAAPITTSRRAGALGADLNPDRLAVAEVDRFGNPVAARDIRLPLQGKRREQVKAILGDAVADLVAWAKGAGKPIVVEHLDFREKKTRLREKDKRYARKLSAFAYGKFSALLMARAAREGVEVLRVNPAFTSVIGKVKFMARYGLSPYAAAAVAIARRGLGLGERLRSGTARPLPARNRGRHVWSDWRRIAPSVRGQRAHRLYQRSSEDAPGRGEPRSTRAPAASRPHGPGCDGLAWGPGCDPPARIVGSTVRPAS